AGTATCTATAACTGGCTTGAAGGCAGAAAGTTGTCCTTTATAGATTGCACCAATGCGATCGCACAATGCAAATAATTCATCTAAATCTTCCGAAATTACCAGCACTGCTGCACCAGCATCCCGCATCTCAATCAGCGCTTGATGAATACTTGCAGCGGCGTTAACATCTACACCCCAAGTAGGATGGGCAGCAATTAATACTGCTGGATTTTGGGATATTTCCCGCCCCATAATAAACTTTTGCAAGTTGCCTCCCGATAAACTAGCAGCAGAATCTACCACTGTTTGATTGACATTGAAGGCATTACAAATTCTCTCAGTCCAAGCTTTTAATTTGCCAAAGCGAATCACACCCCGACGCACCAGCCCTTGCCCGTGGGCTGTCAATAAGGCATTTTCTAGTAAACTTAAACTTGGTACTACACCCTTTTCTAGGCGTTCTTCTGGGACATATGCCAATCCTAAGCGGCGACGCTTGGCAACATCACAATCACCAATTGGCATTTCACCCAACATAATCATTTCTGCTGGAGAACAGATTATTTCACCACTCAAAGCTGATAATAATTCTGTTTGTCCATTACCAGCAACTCCAGCAATACCGATAATTTCGCCTGTGCAAACTTGCAAATTGATGTGCTGCAACGTTGTGCCGTAAAAATTTTGGGGTTTGAGACACAAATCATTTACCAACAAGCAGACTGGCCCCGGTGGTTGATTTCGCCGTGGTTTGCTAGCTGGCACATCAGAACCAATCATCAACCTTGCAATACTAGCTGGCGTTTCCACTTGCGGGTTACAGTGGGCAACTACTGCACCTTGACGCATTACAGTAGCATGACTGCATAGAGATTGCACTTCTGGTAACTTATGAGTGCTGAATAAAATACTGCAACCATCAGAGGCAATTTGCCGCAAAGCAGCCAAAAGTTTTTCTGTTTCTTGGGGAGTGAGAACTGCTGTCGGTTCATCTAAAATTAGCAGCTTTGGACGTTTGTATAGACAGCGGATAATTTCTAAGCGCTGTTTTTCACCAACTGAAAGAGTGTAGACTGGGCGATCGCAATCTATACTTAGACCATATGCTGCCGATAAAGTGAGAATTCTTTTAGCAATTCGTGATAAATTCCACTTTTCGTTCGCAGGAAGTGCTAGGGCTATATTTTCTGTAACAGTTAGAGTTTCAAATAAATTAAAGTGCTGAAATACCATCCCAATCCCCAAGGATATTGCTTGGGCGGGACTGTTAATCTTAACTTCTCGCCCTTCCCAAAAAATATCTCCAGCATCAGGACGCACTAATCCATAAATAATCTTCATCAGGGTACTTTTACCCGCCCCATTTTCCCCCAGCAGTGCATGAATCTCTCCTGGTTGAATCGTCAAGTTAACCTGATTATTCGCCACACAACCCGGATACGACTTGCTAATATTCTTTACCTGTAACCGAGAAAGCAACTCATTCATTTAGGCTAGGGATTACGAATATTTTTTGTACAGATGCGATGAATCGCCTCTCTTATCAGCACTCTTGTACAGACGCGTAGACGCAGGGAGTGCGGCTTCTCGTAAGAGTAGAATCGCGTCTCTACTCAGCAAAAAATTTTAATTCCCTTTTGTTGACCCTTCAATTCCTTCAACATACCAATCCATTGCTAGTTGTCCCTTATCATCTAAATTCTTACCCTTTGGTACTCGGACTACCCCTTTTTGGTCTTTCACAGGGCCATCAAAAGGATGGGCTGTACCCTGAATAAACTCATCGCGCTTTGCATTCACTAATTGCTGCACATCAGCCGGAATCGCCTGATTCATTGGAGAAATATCTACCATGCCTGCACCAATACCATCCCAAACCTCTTGTGATTTCCATGTACCATTAATCACAGTCAAGGTCGTATCTGTATAAAATTTGCCCCACTTATTAATTGCTGATGTCAAGTGCGCTTTTTGACCAAACTTACTCATATCACTGTTATAGCCAAAAGCGTAAATGCCTTTTTCTTCAGCGAGTTGCACCACAGCAGTAGAGTCAGTATGCTGCGTTAGGACATCCACGCCTAAATTTACCAAGGCTTGAGCTGCTTCTCTTTCTTTAGCTGGATCATACCAACTTTGCACCCAAAGCACCCTAACTTTTGCTTGGGGATTTGTTGCCCGCAGTCCTTGGGTAAATGCACTTATACCCCGAATTACTTCAGGAATGGGATACGCACCAATAAAACCAACTATATTCGATTTTGTCATCTTGCCCGCAATCATACCAGTCAAATAGCGGGGTTCTTCAAACCGCCCTAGATAAGTGCCGACATTGATAGCACGTTTATATCCGGTACAGTGTTCAAAAACAATTTTAGGAAAATCCTTAGCCACTTTAATTGTCGGGTTCATGTAACCAAAGGAAGTTGTGAAAATCAACTTGTTGCCATCTAATGTTAATTGGCGAATTACCCTCTCTGCATCAGCACCTTCGTTGACATTTTCGACAAAGGTAGTTTTTACCTTATCCTGAAGATTGGCTTCCATTTCTCTGCGACCTAAATCATGAGAATAAGTCCAGCCAAAATCGCCTACAGGGCCAACATAAACAAATCCCACTTTTAGAGGTTCAGTCATCACTAAAGGGGACGCTAAGGGCGATTCTGTACCAGAGGAATTAGAATTTCTACCCTGAATACAACTAGTTAAAGCAAAACTATATCCTGCTAAAGTGGCATACTTGAGAAAATTCCGGCGCTCCATATTCATCGATTTTTTACGGGCTTAAAGATTTTTCTGCTGGCTAGTAGCGACAGGCACAGTTTAACATCAAGTAGTTGCTTGATTTTAGCTTTTTATTCTTGTAGCTCAGTAACTGAGAAAAGAAAGAAGATAGTGCTGAATATTATACAAAATTAGTAATCATTCTGGAGGCGATGACAGTATTGCCCTCATAGAGGTTGGCAGTAAAGCATTGCTGAATTGATTATCTGCATGAACGATGGGTAGTTGATTAATTGTAGGATGTTTAGAGTGTGTGCGATCGCTTAATAACTATAACCAACTACTCACAAGACTATCCACATCTACCATGCAGATTATTATGCAACGTCGCACAACTTCCATAAATTTTATCTTTACTGTGACTGATTTAGATGCTTTGCTTGACTACTAGGGTTTAGAGCAAGCTTTGCCACTGATTTATAATTTTTACAAACTTGGTTTCGCCTAAAACCTCAATTTTTAAGCCATCCGCTAAGGCTGAATAAATCCCAGCTACAGAGCTTGTATAAACAGTAGTTGGCTTAAGTATGTTCTGAAACTCTCTCTCGTAAAACTAAATACCGATAATTGCCGCCTGCGAATAAGGGAATAAGCCAAGCAATACAAACATTTTCATGAACAGACATATCAAAATATTTCCATTAGTTGATTTGCCTAGTGCATAGATATTTGCTTGAAACTATGTCCACTATATATTTACGAATCTCTTAATTCAGAGTTACAAATTCCTATTACAGGAGAAGGCTTTAGGGACAACTTCACTACCTAGAAAAAAGGGACGGGCAAGATACTCGTCCCAGAAAATCTACTTTTACTCAATTGATTAGGACTTATGCAAAAAGGTTTTTTGCTTTCATGCGTAAGTCTTGTTGATCACAAAGCCTTATTGCACTTGAGTGGGGAAAGCACCAGGTTGCACAGCTAAGTTAAGACTTTGCCCATTGCGACGCAATTCTAAGCGCAAATTTCCTCCTACTTGACTATTTTCCACAGCTTTTTGCACACCGCTAGCATCTGTGACTAGTTCACCGTTGAGCTTTTGGATAACATCACCAGCACGTACTCCTGCTTTAGCTGCTGGGGAATTAGGCACTACTTTTACAACTAATACGCCTTTATCTTCCTCTACACTCAAACCGCTATTGGGATCTGAGTTGATATTTTGTTTTAACTGAGGTGTTAACCCTATCATCTGAATTCCCAGATATGGATGTTGCACCTTACCTGTAGCTATTAATTGAGTAGAAATACGTTGTGCGGTGTTGATAGGAATGGCGAAGCCGATTCCTTGCGCCCCTTGGATAATAGCTGTATTCATCCCAATCACCTCGCCACGGGAATTTAGCAAGGGGCCGCCGGAGTTACCAGGATTAATCGCCGCATCTGTTTGAATAAATTCGACTCGCTTATCAGGTGCGCCTATTTGATTGCTAGTACGTCCAGTAGCACTAATAATTCCTGTAGTAACAGTATTATCTAAACCAAGAGGGTTGCCGATCGCAATCGCCCATTCTCCGGGTTGCAGTTGATCTGAGTTACCCAATGCCACTGTTGGCAGATTATTGGCCTGAATTTTTACAACAGCAACATCTGTTAATTCGTCTTTCCCTAACACCTTACCTTGTAAGGTGCGCCCATCCTTGAGTGTTACTGTTACCGTATCAGCACCATCGACTACATGAGCATTAGTCAGAATGCGTCCATCAGCGCTAATGATAAAACCTGATCCAGTACCCCGTTCTACCCTATCTTGAGATTCTGGCAATTGCGAACCAAAGAAGCGGCGTAACAACGGGTCGTTAAATTCCTCTGGTATCTGAGCTTTTACGGTTCGAGAAGAGTTAATTCGCACTACAGCAGGGCCAACCCTTTGTACAACCCCGATTACAAAGTTAGGATCTGTACCTGCTGCTATTGGAGGAGCAGCATTTACTCGACTCCCTGCCAAGTTAGAAGCACTCTCAGAAATTTGCCGAGAATGCCCAGCCAGATAGCCTCCTGCCAATGTCATCCCCGATCCCAGCAGTACGAGTGATAGAGACGCAGTTGCCTTTTTCCAGGGTGCATGATTTTGGTATTTGGCATTAGAAGCGTTATGTAAAATGCTATTTGATGGGTTTTCTCCATCGCGAGATTGGTTTTGCATTTGCTGTTTGGATGGATATCTAGACTTACTAATAATTGTAGATATTGTTTTTGACGCTTTTGTTGCAGGGGTATTGCGCTGGTGTGAAAAGTTAAGTATTGTACATCACTTTGAGTAAATTTTAACGGGCATACGGCATTGAGAGTGCTGAGACGCGATTAATCGCGTCTGTACAATTGTCCCCTCTGCCCCACCTCGGCTACGCTCGGCGACCACCTTCTCCTCTGGCTTTCCCAGGATAAACTCGTCCTTTCCAAGCACCGCCACGCCCTTGCCAGTGACGTATTGCTGAGTCTAGAGTCATCAGGGTATAGAGAAATGCGATCGCAGGTAAGCTGAAGATAAACCAGAGCGAAATTTGATAAAAGCGGATTGTAGGATAGTAAGCCAGCGACATTAACAACCATGTTAATAAACCCGTAAGTGCGATCGCCCAATTCCCTAAAATCGCACCCAAAATTACACCCACAGGTGGAAGCAAATAAATTAGAGTCATTCCTAACAGAGTTCCTAACAGCAGCAATGGAGAATAATTCAGTTGCGTATAGGCAGTACGAGCAACCATATCCCAAACCGTTCCCAAGGAAGGATAAGGACGCAAGCTACGAGTTAAAGTACTCAAACCAAGCCAGATATGTCCTTTCGAGGAGACAGTGGGAAAAGAATTACTTTGTCCCCCACTCTCCCACTCTCCCACTCTCCCACTCTTCTTAACCGCCTCAGCCAGGGCGCAATCGTCGATTAAAGTTTGGCGAATCACTTGAATGCCGCCAATTCGTTCTAAGGCATCTTTGCGTATTAAAATACAGCCTCCAGCGGCTGCGGCAGTTTGATTATTTGGATCATTTACCCAACGAAAGGGATAGAGTTTTTGGAAGAAAAAGACAAAAGCCGGAATTAACAGTTTTTCCCAAAAGCTTTTACATCTGAGTCGTACCATTACAGAAACCAAGTCTAAATCTTCTTGTATGGCTTTGGCGACTAAGCGACGGAGATTACCAATGTCATGTTCAATATCTGCATCGGTCAGGAAGAAATAATCAGGTGTTTGTAGAGACGTTGCATACAACGTCTCTACAGATTTTTGAATACCTTGCTCAACAGCCCAGAGTTTACCTGACCAACCTGGAGGTAATGATTCACCAGAGATAATATGCAATTGCTGGCTTTTATTCACAGCGTGGGCAACCCCTTCGGCAAAATTGGCTGTGCCGTCTGTGCTGCGGTCGTCTACCAAAAACACATTAAAAGTACCAGGATAATCTTGAAGTAAGAGCGATCGCAAAGTAGTTGGTAACACATCAGCTTCGTTACGAGCAGGAACCACTGCACAAACCACAGGTAACGATTCTAGCTGAGTTTCTGCAACCTCTACCTCTAATAGTTGATCTGCCCGCCAAAACTGCCCCCAAAAACTCAGTAATCCTAACCAAATGGTCAAGGATAAGAGCATCAATCCTAATACAATTGCAACCATGACTGTTACTACACTCCAATTCAAAATTTAAAGGGATTGGGGACTGGGAAGTGAAAATTATTTTATTTCCCTCTTGCTCCCCCTCCCCCACTCCTTTTATTCTCCTCTTGCAAATTCTCTGTGTCTCAGACAGAATACTATGTCTACTAATAGAGGAAAAATTTTTTCTCCATACTGCCGTGTTCATAACTAGATGTTGAGTGTTGAGGTTGAATAGTATTTGATGCAAACACAAGACAGGGTAACAGTCAATCAAGTCGCAGATGCGATCACAGCTAGCCAGAACTATCTTCTTTCAATTCAAAATCCAGCAGGTTACTGGTGGGCAGAGTTAGAATCCAATGTCACTATCACTGCTGAGGTTGTTCTCCTGCATAAAATTTGGGGAACAGACCAAGCAAGACCTTTGCACAAAGTTGAAGCCTACTTACGTCAACAGCAACGGCAGCATGGGGGCTGGGAACTGTTTTATGGAGATGGCGGAGACCTTAGTACCTCAGTTGAAGCCTACATGGCACTGAGGTTACTGGGTGTATCGGCAAACGATCCGACGATGCTCCAAGCGCGAGCCTTTATTCTCAAGCAGGGTGGAATCAGTAAAACTCGGATTTTTACCAAGCTTCACCTAGCCTTAATTGGCTGCTACAATTGGCGCGGCATTCCCTCATTGCCACCTTGGGTAATGCTCTTGCCAACATTTTTCCCCTTCAATATTTATGAGATGTCTAGCTGGGCGCGTTCCAGCACTGTACCCCTGCTGATAGTCTGTGACAGTAAACCGATCTTTCTCACAGCTCAAACTATAAACTTAGATGAGCTATATGTTGAAGGTATTGATCGAGTCCAGTGGGAATTACCCCAGAGTGGTGATTGGACGGATTTATTCCTCACCCTTGACAAAGGGTTCAAGTTGGCAGAAAGCCTCAATTTAGTACCTTTTCGTGAAGAAGGTATCAAAGCCGCCGAAAAATGGATTTTAGAGCGGCAAGAAGTTACAGGTGACTGGGGTGGCATTATTCCTGCCATGCTAAATTCAATGCTAGCTTTACGCTGTTTGGGTTATGACTCAAGCGACCCAATTGTGGAACGAGGCTTGCAAGCGATTGATAACTTTGCAATTGAAACAGAAGATACCTACCGGGTACAGGCTTGTATTTCACCAATTTGGGATACAGCTTGGGTAATACGTGCCTTAGTAGATTCTGGCTTTGCACCAGATCATCCTGCTGTCGTGCAGGCTGGAGAGTGGTTACTGCAAAAGCAAATTCTGAGCTACGGAGATTGGGCTGTAAAAAATCGTCAGGGAAAACCAGGAGCTTGGGCGTTTGAGTTTGACAATAACTTTTATCCAGATGTGGATGACTCTGCTGTAGTGGTGATGGCTCTACATCAGGTAAAACTGCCTAATGAAAAATTAAAGCAGAATGCGATCGCTCGCGCCCTAAATTGGATTGCATCTATGCAGTGTAAAGGTGACGGTTGGGCAGCTTTTGATATAGACAACGATCAGGATTGGCTCAACTCCATTCCCTATGGAGATTTAAAAGCCATGATCGACCCAAATACGGCAGATGTTACCGCGAGAGTAGTAGAAATGCTGGGTGCTTGTAACCTGTCAATTGATGCTCATAATTTGGATAGGGCGATCGCCTATCTTCTGCGTGAGCAAGAAACTGAAGGCTGTTGGTTTGGTCGTTGGGGAGTAAATTATATTTACGGTACTAGTGGAGTATTGTCAGCCCTTGCTTTGATTACTCCTCAAAAGCATCGAACAGCTATAGAACGGGGGACAGCTTGGTTAGTTGGATGTCAAAACTCAGATGGTGGTTGGGGTGAAACTTGCCACAGTTACAACAACCCCAGTCTTAAAGGCCAAGGAAGCTCTACTGCATCCCAAACAGCTTGGGCTTTAATTGGGCTTTTGGCAGCTGGTGAAGCGACGGGTAAATTAGCTCTTGATGCCATTGAGCGAGGAATTAGCTACCTTTTTGCAACACAACAGCCAGATGGTACTTGGTACGAGGCAGACTTTACAGGTACTGGCTTCCCAGGACATTTTTATATCAAGTACCACCTCTATCAACAATACTTTCCTTTAATAGCTTTAGGTCGCTATCAAGCAGTTATTAAGGGGAAATGAGGGCAGGAGGCAGGAGGAGCAGGGGAGCATACTTCTCTACGAGAGGCTGCGCCCTAAGCGCAGCTATGCCGCAGGCTTTACGACTGCGCTCAGTAACCGGGCAACAGGGAGCTAAACTCTATCCCCAATGCCCCATGCCCAATTCCCCAATCCCCAACTTAAACTGTTTGAGGTTCACTTCGAGAATAAAGGTGATCGCAATAAAGCGCCCAAGTAACTCCAAATAAACCACTTAAAGAACCTGCGATCATAGCTGTTATACCCCAACCCACTGGCCCCAACCAGTCTGTAATCTCACTTAGAAGGGCAGTAGTGGTTTTGGTAACAAGATAAGCTGTGCCTGTAGCAGCAAGGGTTACTACACCCAACTCTACTAACACATCTACAATTCCCTTACTGGATAAATCTTCCTGAAAATAGATTTTCCAAATAGTGGTGTACATAGCGATATCAGACGCAGTTAACACAATCTGTTTGGGAACTTCTATTCCAGAGGTAGGCACTGCTGAGGCAGTACCACTACCAACAGCGTAGGTAGCGATCGCCAAACCAACTTCTAATCTTTTTTTGCCCAGACTACTCACGGTTTTGTCTCCTGTAAATATTGCTTCTGCAAAATTTACTTGCATGGGTTGCAGCAACATCAACCCTCTACAGCCAGCTACCCTAACTAGGTTAGACTATCTCTTCACGAGTCAATCCGCAAAATTTTTTCCACAAAGACACCGTTCTCAAGCAATCAGGCATATTCGAGAGCAATCTCAGCCAGACAAAAAATCTGATACCAATTCAATTAATGATCACAACAAATCGTTTGCTAGAGACGCGTCATGGCGCGTCTCTACCTCTTCACTATTCTTTGTCAGTGTTTGGTTTTTCGCTAGGGCGTTCAGTGGCGGGAGGATGATCAACGAATTCTTGGGTTCTTGTTGTATTTGTTGTAGCGCCTTCCAGCAAAACGTCTTCAGAATCTACTGATTTGTCAGCAGCAGACGCATTTATCTGACCGGATGCATTGACGTTAGGTTTATCAGAAGTACCTTTATGATTTGCATGACCGCTGGGCATAGCTATTTCCTCAACAGTAGAAAGGTGAACATACCTTTAACCTAAACTCGTTTGTTGTGAGGAATACACTACCAGAAGGCTTAAATCTAATGATTAGACTACTTGTTACTAGTGAGAGTTTCGCAATCCCAAATTCTAAATGGTATTAATCCACAACTAGCCGCTTAGCAACCAAGTACCGACGCTCTTCCTTGTATTCTACAGCCCACTTCGTTGCCAAATTTGGTTGAGTTTGGGTTATCTTCTCAGTTTGATAAGTATTGAATGATGAAATTAGCTGTAGAAGAAATTAGGCAAATTGAATATCGATGACGGTTATTATGGGAGAGAATTTGCAGGACAGAAACAGATAGTTCCCAACGAAATTAAGCCATACACTACCTCACAATGCAGTTATTTTTGATTTTCTGCGATCGCGAGTTGAGGCTAATACCAATTTGAATAAATAATGTCACAGATAGGCCATCGTAGAGACGTTGTAATACAACGTCTCTACCGAAGGATTGATTGCAATTATTAAGTATGTTTTGCAATTCAGATATTACAAATATTTTTGGATAAATGAACGGCATCTTTTGTCTCACACAATTACCATCGCTTTTGCGTGAAACAAAATTCATACCATTAATTAGCAATACCAAAAAATTGATTCCTAACTAATGACTTAAAGCTAATCCAACTCCCGCCGTCCTTCTAAGGCTCTAGCTAGCGTTACCTCGTCGGCGTACTCCAAATCACCACCAACAGGTAAACCAAAGGCAATCCGCGTTACTTTGGTAAATGGTTTTAGTAGTTGACCAAGGTATAGTGTTGTTGTCTCCCCTTCCACACTCGGACTAATTGCCAAAATCACTTCTTGAGGTTGTTGCTTACTCACCCGCCGTACTAAAGCTTGAATAGTCAGTTGTTCTGGGCCAATGCCATCTATTGGGGAAATCACTCCACCTAATACATGATACTTACCTCTATACTCGCGGGTTTTTTCTAGCGCAATCACATCACGGGAATCTGCGACGACGCAGATAGTGTTGTTATCACGGTTAGAACTGCGGCAGATTTCACAAACCGGCTCGGCAGATAGGTGAAAGCAGACAGAACACAAGCCGATCTGTTTTTTTGCCTCAATTAGAGCTTGTGCCAAAGCTTCCACTTCTGCTTCTGGTCGCTTCAAAATATGCAAAGCCAGTCGCTGGGCAGATTTAGGGCCCACTCCTGGTAGGCGTTGCAATTGCTCAATTAACCGTGCTAAAGGACGTGCGTAAACCGTTGTCTTGTCTCCCTAATGTCTTTACCATCACTATGATGACATTTTTCTGGTAATCCCATCTTTTTAGGATGGCGCTTATATAGAACAAGATTAAATTCCAAATGTCGTAAACACTGTGAGAAGCAATCAGACACTGTAAAATTGAATCAGACTTGCAAAGATAATGTTAGCGCTCCTGCCATGAAGACGTTAGCCAAATTGTCTGTAGATAATTATCATGGCATGATTGAAGCAGCGGTTGCTAGCAAGCGAAATTGTTGAGTTGCGGCATATCAAAAAGTAGAACAACCCTGTTAGAGTCCCTCGTATGACATCTTCCCTACCAACTGCTAACAATCTTTCTGTTCTATATGAACAAGACTATTACCTCTGGTTGGAGATAACTGCTAAACTTTTGCGAGAAGGAAAACTGTCAGCGCTTGATGCCGTTAATTTGCTAGAAGAAATTGAAGATATGGGCAGGAGCGAGAAACGGGCAGTTTACAGCAACCTGAAGATTCTATTGATGCATTTCCTCAAGTATAAATATCAGCCAGAGAAACGCTCAAATAGTTGGGTTGCGACTATTGTTGAGCATCGGCAAAGGCTAAAAAAAGCATTCCACGAAAGCCCTAGCTTGCAAGCTTATTTTACTGATATCTTTAATGAGTGCTACCAGGATGCAAAAGAATTAGCTGCTGCTGAAACAGGACTAACAATTGATACTTTTCCAATTGAAACTCCCTTTAATCCTAAAGAAATTCTCAATTCTAACTACTTACCAGCACAGGATGAGAGTGAAGCTTAACATCGCACTGTACCAAACAGATAGTTTGAGAAACTATAAATTTCAAAAACAAAAACGCCCCCCATTTCTGGGAGGCGTCTTTGATTTAGTTAATCTTGAGAATTAACCGTTGATAGCAGGAGCAGTTAGGGCTACAGGAGCAGCTTCAGCAGAAGCCAAATCCAGAGGGAAGTTGTGAGCGTTACGCTCGTGCATGACTTCCATACCCAGGTTGGCGCGGTTGATGATGTCTGCCCAAGTGTTGATTACACGACCTTGTGAGTCAATAATCGACTGGTTGAAGTTGAAACCGTTGAGGTTGAAAGCCATTGTGCTGACACCCAAAGCGGTGAACCAGATGCCGATTACTGGCCATGCTGCCAAGAAGAAGTGCAAGGAACGGCTGTTGTTGAATGAAGCGTATTGGAAGATGAGACGACCGAAGTAGCCGTGGGCTGCAACGATGTTGTAGGTTTCTTCTTCTTGTCCAAACTTGTAACCGTAGTTCTGTGATTCTGATTCGGTTGTTTCACGAACTAAGGAAGAGGTTACCAAAGAACCGTGCATTGCACTGAATAAACTTCCGCCGAATACACCTGCTACACCTAACTGGTGGAAGGGGTGCATGAGGATGTTGTGTTCCGCTTGGAAGACAATCATGAAGTTGAAGGTTCCGGAGATACCCAAGGGCATACCGTCTGAGAAGGAACCTTGTCCGATTGGGTATACGAGGAATACTGCGGTTGCTGCTGCAACTGGTGCAGAATATGCAATTGCAATCCAAGGACGCATTCCTAAGCGGTAGGATAGTTCCCACTCACGTCCCATGTAGCAGAATACACCAATCAAGAAGTGGAATACTACCAATTGGTAAGGGCCACCGTTGTACAACCATTCGTCTAAGGATGCTGCTTCCCAAATTGGGTAGAAGTGTAAGCCGATGGCGTTAGAAGAAGGCACAACTGCACCGGAGATGATGTTGTTGCCGTATATTAAGGAACCTGCTACTGGTTCGCGGATGCCGTCGATGTCTACTGGAGGTGCAGCGATGAAGGCGATGATGAAGCAGGTGGTTGCAGCTAGCAAGGTGGGAATCATCAGTACGCCGAACCAACCGATGTATAGGCGGTTGTTGGTGCTGGTTATCCAGTTGCAGAACCGTTCCCATACGTTGGCGCTTTCGCGTCTTTGTAAGGTTGCTGTCATGTCTTTATGATTGCGGTTAGTTATGTATGTATTTAGGCAGTTTGTTTTCGCCTATGTGATTACTTTACATTACTTTACATTTTTTCAGCAAGTTTTTAACTTTTGTAAAGCTGATGACTAGTATCAGTTTTACTTATTTAAGAACCAGAGTTAGCAATTTCCCATATTAGCTAAGTATTTCCTTTCGTAAGGTTGGGCAATAGAACCGAAGCGATCGCCCTTCCCGCAAAAGAGAAACTTGGCACTACTAAGCTGCTAGCTGCGTCAACTATTCTATTGTGTTAAGCCTGCATCAGTTTCTTTGGTGCAGCAATTTAAAGCGCATGGAATAAATGACCACTAATTTACAAATTCTTTAGCAAGAAGAAATGTTTATAG
This region of Nostoc sp. UHCC 0302 genomic DNA includes:
- a CDS encoding DUF29 domain-containing protein, translated to MTSSLPTANNLSVLYEQDYYLWLEITAKLLREGKLSALDAVNLLEEIEDMGRSEKRAVYSNLKILLMHFLKYKYQPEKRSNSWVATIVEHRQRLKKAFHESPSLQAYFTDIFNECYQDAKELAAAETGLTIDTFPIETPFNPKEILNSNYLPAQDESEA
- the psbA gene encoding photosystem II q(b) protein — encoded protein: MTATLQRRESANVWERFCNWITSTNNRLYIGWFGVLMIPTLLAATTCFIIAFIAAPPVDIDGIREPVAGSLIYGNNIISGAVVPSSNAIGLHFYPIWEAASLDEWLYNGGPYQLVVFHFLIGVFCYMGREWELSYRLGMRPWIAIAYSAPVAAATAVFLVYPIGQGSFSDGMPLGISGTFNFMIVFQAEHNILMHPFHQLGVAGVFGGSLFSAMHGSLVTSSLVRETTESESQNYGYKFGQEEETYNIVAAHGYFGRLIFQYASFNNSRSLHFFLAAWPVIGIWFTALGVSTMAFNLNGFNFNQSIIDSQGRVINTWADIINRANLGMEVMHERNAHNFPLDLASAEAAPVALTAPAING